A DNA window from Hordeum vulgare subsp. vulgare chromosome 1H, MorexV3_pseudomolecules_assembly, whole genome shotgun sequence contains the following coding sequences:
- the LOC123442381 gene encoding RNA polymerase II C-terminal domain phosphatase-like 4 isoform X2: MSVAAESPSPSLSSLSDEDDFADFLDAELELISAADSASRGAPPGSPSDDEDEEEEDVVVDLDAVGKGSNKRRRVEEHRQDQGTATRPEEDVIGSVKDAQIKKCPPHPGFFGGLCINCGKSQDEEDVPGVAFGYIHKGLRLGTSEMDRLRESEVKNLLRERKLVLILDLDHTLINSTRLHDISAAEMDLGIQTAASKNADDPERSLFTLQGMHMLTKLRPFVRKFLEEASNMFDMYIYTMGDKAYAIEIAKLLDPGNVYFDSKVISNSDCTQRHQKGLDVVLGDDKVAVIIDDTEHVWQKHKENLILMERYHYFAASCRQFGFSDQSLSELMQDERESDGALATILDVLKRIHTIFFDSGVETALSSRDVRQVIKRVRQEVLQGCKLVFSRVFPSDCRSQDQIMWKMAEQLGAVCCSEVDPSVTHVVAVHAGTEKARWAAGNKKFLLHPRWIEACNYRWHRQPEEDFPVPGLKEDKGKEKVAEDVTCH; encoded by the exons ATGAGCGTCGCCGCGGAGTCACCGTCGCCGTCCCTGTCTTCCCTCAGCGACGAGGACGATTTCGCTGACTTCCTGGACGCGGAGCTCGAGCTCATCTCTGCTGCTGACTCCGCCTCCCGTGGCGCCCCCCCGGGGTCACCCAGCGACgacgaagatgaggaggaggaggacgtggtGGTCGACCTAGACGCCGTAGGGAAGGGAAG TAACAAAAGACGTAGAGTGGAGGAACATCGCCAAGATCAAGGAACAGCAACAAGGCCTGAAGAAGATGTCATTG GCTCAGTTAAAGATGCTCAAATCAAGAAATGTCCTCCACACCCTGGATTTTTTGGTGGACTTTGCATTAACTGCGGGAAAAGCCAAGACGAAGAAGATGTTCCAGGAGTCGCTTTTGGTTACATCCACAAG GGTTTGAGGCTAGGTACTTCAGAAATGGACAGGCTACGTGAATCTGAAGTGAAGAATCTGTTGCGTGAAAGAAAACTGGTACTTATTTTAGATTTGGATCATACACTGATTAACTCAACCAGACTCCATGATATTTCTGCTGCTGAGATGGACCTAGGAATTCAAACTGCTGCATCAAAAA ATGCAGATGATCCAGAGAGAAGCTTGTTCACATTACAAGGAATGCATATGCTTACAAAGTTGAGACCCTTTGTCCGTAAATTTTTGGAAGAAGCGAGCAATATGTTTGATATGTATATCTACACCATGGGTGACAAGGCATATGCAATTGAAATAGCAAAACTTCTTGACCCTGGCAATGTCTATtttgactcaaaagtgatttctaacTCTGACTGCACTCAGCGGCACCAGAAAGGTCTTGATGTGGTTCTCGGAGATGACAAGGTTGCAGTGATTATTGATGACACCGAGCAT GTCTGGCAGAAGCATAAAGAAAACCTTATTCTGATGGAGAGATATCATTATTTTGCTGCGAGCTGTCGCCAGTTTGGTTTCAGCGACCAATCTTTGTCAGAGTTGATGCAAGATGAAAGGGAGAGCGATGGGGCTCTGGCTACAATTTTGGATGTCCTGAAGCGcatacacacgattttcttcgactCG GGCGTTGAAACTGCTCTTTCTTCGCGAGACGTGCGGCAG GTAATCAAGAGGGTGCGGCAGGAGGTACTGCAGGGCTGCAAGCTGGTCTTCAGTCGAGTGTTCCCGTCGGATTGCCGCTCACAGGATCAGATAATGTGGAAGATGGCCGAGCAGCTGGGCGCCGTCTGCTGCTCGGAGGTGGATCCCAGTGTTACCCATGTGGTCGCCGTGCATGCCGGAACGGAGAAGGCCCGCTGGGCTGCCGGCAACAAGAAGTTTTTGCTCCACCCGCGCTGGATTGAGGCCTGCAACTATCGCTGGCACCGGCAGCCGGAGGAAGATTTCCCTGTGCCTGGACTGAAGGAGGACAAGGGCAAGGAAAAGGTTGCAGAAGATGTCACCTGTCACTGA
- the LOC123442381 gene encoding RNA polymerase II C-terminal domain phosphatase-like 4 isoform X4 codes for MSVAAESPSPSLSSLSDEDDFADFLDAELELISAADSASRGAPPGSPSDDEDEEEEDVVVDLDAVGKGSNKRRRVEEHRQDQGTATRPEEDVIGSVKDAQIKKCPPHPGFFGGLCINCGKSQDEEDVPGVAFGYIHKGLRLGTSEMDRLRESEVKNLLRERKLVLILDLDHTLINSTRLHDISAAEMDLGIQTAASKNDPERSLFTLQGMHMLTKLRPFVRKFLEEASNMFDMYIYTMGDKAYAIEIAKLLDPGNVYFDSKVISNSDCTQRHQKGLDVVLGDDKVAVIIDDTEHVWQKHKENLILMERYHYFAASCRQFGFSDQSLSELMQDERESDGALATILDVLKRIHTIFFDSGVETALSSRDVRQVIKRVRQEVLQGCKLVFSRVFPSDCRSQDQIMWKMAEQLGAVCCSEVDPSVTHVVAVHAGTEKARWAAGNKKFLLHPRWIEACNYRWHRQPEEDFPVPGLKEDKGKEKVAEDVTCH; via the exons ATGAGCGTCGCCGCGGAGTCACCGTCGCCGTCCCTGTCTTCCCTCAGCGACGAGGACGATTTCGCTGACTTCCTGGACGCGGAGCTCGAGCTCATCTCTGCTGCTGACTCCGCCTCCCGTGGCGCCCCCCCGGGGTCACCCAGCGACgacgaagatgaggaggaggaggacgtggtGGTCGACCTAGACGCCGTAGGGAAGGGAAG TAACAAAAGACGTAGAGTGGAGGAACATCGCCAAGATCAAGGAACAGCAACAAGGCCTGAAGAAGATGTCATTG GCTCAGTTAAAGATGCTCAAATCAAGAAATGTCCTCCACACCCTGGATTTTTTGGTGGACTTTGCATTAACTGCGGGAAAAGCCAAGACGAAGAAGATGTTCCAGGAGTCGCTTTTGGTTACATCCACAAG GGTTTGAGGCTAGGTACTTCAGAAATGGACAGGCTACGTGAATCTGAAGTGAAGAATCTGTTGCGTGAAAGAAAACTGGTACTTATTTTAGATTTGGATCATACACTGATTAACTCAACCAGACTCCATGATATTTCTGCTGCTGAGATGGACCTAGGAATTCAAACTGCTGCATCAAAAA ATGATCCAGAGAGAAGCTTGTTCACATTACAAGGAATGCATATGCTTACAAAGTTGAGACCCTTTGTCCGTAAATTTTTGGAAGAAGCGAGCAATATGTTTGATATGTATATCTACACCATGGGTGACAAGGCATATGCAATTGAAATAGCAAAACTTCTTGACCCTGGCAATGTCTATtttgactcaaaagtgatttctaacTCTGACTGCACTCAGCGGCACCAGAAAGGTCTTGATGTGGTTCTCGGAGATGACAAGGTTGCAGTGATTATTGATGACACCGAGCAT GTCTGGCAGAAGCATAAAGAAAACCTTATTCTGATGGAGAGATATCATTATTTTGCTGCGAGCTGTCGCCAGTTTGGTTTCAGCGACCAATCTTTGTCAGAGTTGATGCAAGATGAAAGGGAGAGCGATGGGGCTCTGGCTACAATTTTGGATGTCCTGAAGCGcatacacacgattttcttcgactCG GGCGTTGAAACTGCTCTTTCTTCGCGAGACGTGCGGCAG GTAATCAAGAGGGTGCGGCAGGAGGTACTGCAGGGCTGCAAGCTGGTCTTCAGTCGAGTGTTCCCGTCGGATTGCCGCTCACAGGATCAGATAATGTGGAAGATGGCCGAGCAGCTGGGCGCCGTCTGCTGCTCGGAGGTGGATCCCAGTGTTACCCATGTGGTCGCCGTGCATGCCGGAACGGAGAAGGCCCGCTGGGCTGCCGGCAACAAGAAGTTTTTGCTCCACCCGCGCTGGATTGAGGCCTGCAACTATCGCTGGCACCGGCAGCCGGAGGAAGATTTCCCTGTGCCTGGACTGAAGGAGGACAAGGGCAAGGAAAAGGTTGCAGAAGATGTCACCTGTCACTGA
- the LOC123442381 gene encoding RNA polymerase II C-terminal domain phosphatase-like 4 isoform X3 has translation MSVAAESPSPSLSSLSDEDDFADFLDAELELISAADSASRGAPPGSPSDDEDEEEEDVVVDLDAVGKGSNKRRRVEEHRQDQGTATRPEEDVIAGSVKDAQIKKCPPHPGFFGGLCINCGKSQDEEDVPGVAFGYIHKGLRLGTSEMDRLRESEVKNLLRERKLVLILDLDHTLINSTRLHDISAAEMDLGIQTAASKNDPERSLFTLQGMHMLTKLRPFVRKFLEEASNMFDMYIYTMGDKAYAIEIAKLLDPGNVYFDSKVISNSDCTQRHQKGLDVVLGDDKVAVIIDDTEHVWQKHKENLILMERYHYFAASCRQFGFSDQSLSELMQDERESDGALATILDVLKRIHTIFFDSGVETALSSRDVRQVIKRVRQEVLQGCKLVFSRVFPSDCRSQDQIMWKMAEQLGAVCCSEVDPSVTHVVAVHAGTEKARWAAGNKKFLLHPRWIEACNYRWHRQPEEDFPVPGLKEDKGKEKVAEDVTCH, from the exons ATGAGCGTCGCCGCGGAGTCACCGTCGCCGTCCCTGTCTTCCCTCAGCGACGAGGACGATTTCGCTGACTTCCTGGACGCGGAGCTCGAGCTCATCTCTGCTGCTGACTCCGCCTCCCGTGGCGCCCCCCCGGGGTCACCCAGCGACgacgaagatgaggaggaggaggacgtggtGGTCGACCTAGACGCCGTAGGGAAGGGAAG TAACAAAAGACGTAGAGTGGAGGAACATCGCCAAGATCAAGGAACAGCAACAAGGCCTGAAGAAGATGTCATTG CAGGCTCAGTTAAAGATGCTCAAATCAAGAAATGTCCTCCACACCCTGGATTTTTTGGTGGACTTTGCATTAACTGCGGGAAAAGCCAAGACGAAGAAGATGTTCCAGGAGTCGCTTTTGGTTACATCCACAAG GGTTTGAGGCTAGGTACTTCAGAAATGGACAGGCTACGTGAATCTGAAGTGAAGAATCTGTTGCGTGAAAGAAAACTGGTACTTATTTTAGATTTGGATCATACACTGATTAACTCAACCAGACTCCATGATATTTCTGCTGCTGAGATGGACCTAGGAATTCAAACTGCTGCATCAAAAA ATGATCCAGAGAGAAGCTTGTTCACATTACAAGGAATGCATATGCTTACAAAGTTGAGACCCTTTGTCCGTAAATTTTTGGAAGAAGCGAGCAATATGTTTGATATGTATATCTACACCATGGGTGACAAGGCATATGCAATTGAAATAGCAAAACTTCTTGACCCTGGCAATGTCTATtttgactcaaaagtgatttctaacTCTGACTGCACTCAGCGGCACCAGAAAGGTCTTGATGTGGTTCTCGGAGATGACAAGGTTGCAGTGATTATTGATGACACCGAGCAT GTCTGGCAGAAGCATAAAGAAAACCTTATTCTGATGGAGAGATATCATTATTTTGCTGCGAGCTGTCGCCAGTTTGGTTTCAGCGACCAATCTTTGTCAGAGTTGATGCAAGATGAAAGGGAGAGCGATGGGGCTCTGGCTACAATTTTGGATGTCCTGAAGCGcatacacacgattttcttcgactCG GGCGTTGAAACTGCTCTTTCTTCGCGAGACGTGCGGCAG GTAATCAAGAGGGTGCGGCAGGAGGTACTGCAGGGCTGCAAGCTGGTCTTCAGTCGAGTGTTCCCGTCGGATTGCCGCTCACAGGATCAGATAATGTGGAAGATGGCCGAGCAGCTGGGCGCCGTCTGCTGCTCGGAGGTGGATCCCAGTGTTACCCATGTGGTCGCCGTGCATGCCGGAACGGAGAAGGCCCGCTGGGCTGCCGGCAACAAGAAGTTTTTGCTCCACCCGCGCTGGATTGAGGCCTGCAACTATCGCTGGCACCGGCAGCCGGAGGAAGATTTCCCTGTGCCTGGACTGAAGGAGGACAAGGGCAAGGAAAAGGTTGCAGAAGATGTCACCTGTCACTGA
- the LOC123442381 gene encoding RNA polymerase II C-terminal domain phosphatase-like 4 isoform X1, translated as MSVAAESPSPSLSSLSDEDDFADFLDAELELISAADSASRGAPPGSPSDDEDEEEEDVVVDLDAVGKGSNKRRRVEEHRQDQGTATRPEEDVIAGSVKDAQIKKCPPHPGFFGGLCINCGKSQDEEDVPGVAFGYIHKGLRLGTSEMDRLRESEVKNLLRERKLVLILDLDHTLINSTRLHDISAAEMDLGIQTAASKNADDPERSLFTLQGMHMLTKLRPFVRKFLEEASNMFDMYIYTMGDKAYAIEIAKLLDPGNVYFDSKVISNSDCTQRHQKGLDVVLGDDKVAVIIDDTEHVWQKHKENLILMERYHYFAASCRQFGFSDQSLSELMQDERESDGALATILDVLKRIHTIFFDSGVETALSSRDVRQVIKRVRQEVLQGCKLVFSRVFPSDCRSQDQIMWKMAEQLGAVCCSEVDPSVTHVVAVHAGTEKARWAAGNKKFLLHPRWIEACNYRWHRQPEEDFPVPGLKEDKGKEKVAEDVTCH; from the exons ATGAGCGTCGCCGCGGAGTCACCGTCGCCGTCCCTGTCTTCCCTCAGCGACGAGGACGATTTCGCTGACTTCCTGGACGCGGAGCTCGAGCTCATCTCTGCTGCTGACTCCGCCTCCCGTGGCGCCCCCCCGGGGTCACCCAGCGACgacgaagatgaggaggaggaggacgtggtGGTCGACCTAGACGCCGTAGGGAAGGGAAG TAACAAAAGACGTAGAGTGGAGGAACATCGCCAAGATCAAGGAACAGCAACAAGGCCTGAAGAAGATGTCATTG CAGGCTCAGTTAAAGATGCTCAAATCAAGAAATGTCCTCCACACCCTGGATTTTTTGGTGGACTTTGCATTAACTGCGGGAAAAGCCAAGACGAAGAAGATGTTCCAGGAGTCGCTTTTGGTTACATCCACAAG GGTTTGAGGCTAGGTACTTCAGAAATGGACAGGCTACGTGAATCTGAAGTGAAGAATCTGTTGCGTGAAAGAAAACTGGTACTTATTTTAGATTTGGATCATACACTGATTAACTCAACCAGACTCCATGATATTTCTGCTGCTGAGATGGACCTAGGAATTCAAACTGCTGCATCAAAAA ATGCAGATGATCCAGAGAGAAGCTTGTTCACATTACAAGGAATGCATATGCTTACAAAGTTGAGACCCTTTGTCCGTAAATTTTTGGAAGAAGCGAGCAATATGTTTGATATGTATATCTACACCATGGGTGACAAGGCATATGCAATTGAAATAGCAAAACTTCTTGACCCTGGCAATGTCTATtttgactcaaaagtgatttctaacTCTGACTGCACTCAGCGGCACCAGAAAGGTCTTGATGTGGTTCTCGGAGATGACAAGGTTGCAGTGATTATTGATGACACCGAGCAT GTCTGGCAGAAGCATAAAGAAAACCTTATTCTGATGGAGAGATATCATTATTTTGCTGCGAGCTGTCGCCAGTTTGGTTTCAGCGACCAATCTTTGTCAGAGTTGATGCAAGATGAAAGGGAGAGCGATGGGGCTCTGGCTACAATTTTGGATGTCCTGAAGCGcatacacacgattttcttcgactCG GGCGTTGAAACTGCTCTTTCTTCGCGAGACGTGCGGCAG GTAATCAAGAGGGTGCGGCAGGAGGTACTGCAGGGCTGCAAGCTGGTCTTCAGTCGAGTGTTCCCGTCGGATTGCCGCTCACAGGATCAGATAATGTGGAAGATGGCCGAGCAGCTGGGCGCCGTCTGCTGCTCGGAGGTGGATCCCAGTGTTACCCATGTGGTCGCCGTGCATGCCGGAACGGAGAAGGCCCGCTGGGCTGCCGGCAACAAGAAGTTTTTGCTCCACCCGCGCTGGATTGAGGCCTGCAACTATCGCTGGCACCGGCAGCCGGAGGAAGATTTCCCTGTGCCTGGACTGAAGGAGGACAAGGGCAAGGAAAAGGTTGCAGAAGATGTCACCTGTCACTGA